Proteins from one Desulfatiglans sp. genomic window:
- the nfo gene encoding deoxyribonuclease IV codes for MKYIGAHVSTSGGVEMAPQNAADIGAKAFALFTRNQRQWVSKPFTSENIVKFKDACQTLGFDPRYILPHDSYLINLGSPDEDGLIKSRSAFLDEMQRCEQLGLKYLNFHPGSHLGKIDPEECLERIAESINLALDQTKGVMAVVENTAGQGTNVGNRFEHLIHIIGNVKDKSRIGVCLDTCHTYSAGYDIKTDKAFEHTLEEFDKIVGMRYLKALHLNDTKKAHASRVDRHESIGKGQLGIEPFRFIMNNPLFDNIPMVLETPDESLWKEEIKLLYSLA; via the coding sequence ATGAAATATATAGGCGCCCATGTAAGTACCAGCGGAGGGGTAGAAATGGCCCCTCAAAATGCAGCAGATATAGGGGCAAAGGCATTTGCCCTCTTTACCAGAAACCAGAGGCAGTGGGTCTCAAAGCCCTTCACGTCTGAAAACATTGTTAAGTTTAAAGATGCCTGCCAGACCCTGGGTTTTGATCCCAGGTATATACTTCCACATGACAGCTACCTGATCAATCTTGGGAGCCCTGATGAAGATGGACTAATTAAATCAAGGTCAGCATTCCTTGACGAGATGCAGCGCTGCGAACAGCTTGGCCTCAAATACCTTAATTTTCATCCGGGGAGCCATCTGGGCAAGATCGACCCAGAAGAGTGCCTTGAGAGGATAGCTGAATCCATCAACCTTGCCCTTGATCAGACAAAAGGGGTTATGGCAGTAGTAGAAAACACCGCAGGCCAGGGCACCAATGTGGGTAATCGATTTGAACACCTTATCCATATAATCGGTAATGTAAAGGACAAGAGCCGCATAGGGGTCTGTCTGGATACCTGCCATACCTATTCTGCCGGGTATGATATCAAGACTGATAAGGCTTTTGAGCACACCCTTGAGGAGTTCGACAAAATAGTGGGCATGAGATACCTGAAGGCCCTTCACCTTAACGATACCAAAAAGGCCCATGCAAGCCGGGTGGACAGGCACGAGAGCATAGGAAAAGGGCAGCTGGGCATAGAGCCATTCAGGTTTATCATGAATAACCCTTTATTTGACAATATCCCGATGGTACTTGAGACCCCTGATGAGTCTTTGTGGAAAGAGGAGATAAAGCTTCTGTACAGCCTTGCCTGA
- a CDS encoding efflux RND transporter periplasmic adaptor subunit yields MINEKDYFNTMGKRRFIRYALLIVIILVVAWFFLHGKKEGSIAPDMGQRPQMRGATPLVIAQEIIAKEISVSQEYIGRIEAVDSVDLVARVSGYLETIDFTEGRNVKAGDLMFTIEKARFKAEIEARRGSVLQIEANLTEAEKYLKRLQTAKAESVPEKDVEAAQKNVSFYSAQLVSAKANLELSEIDLAYATVRTPIAGRVTQKRYSVGDYVGPSSGTIATVVKIDPIRVVCSISEVEYLNLLERSGSSPEKIFKPSLRLPNGTLYKGDGEWDFIDTSIDSSTGTISMRSRFANPDGILIPGGYVTVILTPVRAELVPLVPQPAVMESREGSYVFVVDKENIASMRMIKKRSALGTDWIIDDGIKAGEVVIIEGIQKVQPGQAVNISGGTAKAAPATGNK; encoded by the coding sequence TTGATTAATGAAAAGGATTATTTCAATACAATGGGAAAAAGGCGTTTTATAAGGTACGCCTTATTAATCGTTATAATACTTGTGGTGGCCTGGTTTTTTTTACACGGTAAGAAGGAAGGCTCTATTGCTCCGGATATGGGGCAACGCCCACAGATGAGGGGGGCAACCCCTTTAGTGATTGCGCAGGAGATTATTGCAAAAGAGATCAGCGTTTCACAGGAATATATAGGGCGTATAGAGGCAGTTGATTCAGTTGATCTGGTTGCAAGGGTGTCAGGGTATCTGGAAACCATAGATTTTACTGAAGGAAGGAATGTTAAGGCTGGAGACCTGATGTTCACCATAGAAAAGGCCCGTTTCAAGGCTGAAATTGAGGCCCGCAGGGGTTCGGTCTTACAGATAGAGGCCAATCTCACAGAGGCGGAAAAATACCTTAAGAGGCTTCAGACGGCAAAGGCTGAGAGCGTCCCGGAAAAGGATGTTGAAGCGGCCCAGAAAAATGTCAGCTTTTACAGCGCCCAGCTTGTTTCTGCAAAGGCTAACCTGGAACTTTCAGAGATAGACCTTGCGTATGCTACTGTCAGGACGCCCATTGCAGGCCGTGTAACACAGAAACGATATTCTGTTGGCGATTATGTTGGACCCAGTTCCGGTACAATCGCCACTGTTGTCAAGATTGATCCGATCAGGGTAGTGTGCTCCATAAGTGAGGTAGAATACCTCAACCTCCTGGAACGTTCAGGCTCTTCTCCTGAAAAGATATTCAAACCATCACTGCGTCTTCCCAATGGAACCCTGTACAAAGGTGACGGCGAATGGGATTTTATCGATACCTCAATCGATTCCTCAACCGGAACCATATCAATGAGATCCAGATTCGCCAATCCTGATGGGATACTTATTCCCGGAGGGTATGTAACGGTTATCCTCACCCCGGTGAGGGCGGAGCTGGTTCCCCTGGTTCCCCAGCCTGCGGTAATGGAAAGCCGTGAAGGGAGTTATGTTTTTGTGGTGGATAAGGAAAACATCGCCAGCATGAGGATGATTAAAAAAAGATCGGCCCTGGGAACTGACTGGATTATTGATGATGGTATTAAGGCCGGTGAAGTTGTCATTATTGAAGGCATCCAAAAGGTTCAGCCCGGACAGGCTGTAAATATTTCAGGCGGCACAGCAAAGGCTGCCCCCGCGACCGGTAATAAATAA
- a CDS encoding large extracellular alpha-helical protein: protein MATRFRILLPQFFFYMVFILPGHPITAQQANPGQPLQILNITPSGEDVPTTNKIVFQFNRAVVPVGAMDRKASEVPITINPEIKGRWRWLNTSALAYIIDDDSPLKPATRYEIEVRPGIKAENGATMIAAVRRTFITERPKVVHTWFKTWRSPTHPVVRVIFNMPVTKDSVEKHLYMHQGWLKEGRVKVKAEPDQTEKELPDILPLPGEEGMALVIPEGASKEEPLEEVSLFDTLYNRVAAFFTALFSDKSQQEKVVKTQEESTGPERAWVIMPEKELKENTTVYIRVEPGLEPDSGTEKGIEDRELVSFSTFPEFQFNGFECFDMNHNRISINPGDAPNKSRLCNPMQPVILKFSSPVLNSEIKKNVRFKPQLHEPESGDDEEDEYSQLNRPYSRDQLYYSYMPSLLKAAQDYQVSILPDLRDEFGRTLKKEITINFATDHRPPDYQLTNQISILEKDIATEVPVYVTNIDKLHLFYDKITSKGADYGLSKELTLPGIKDLSVKLPMKVRDMLGNESGVVAGSVVTRPYIKKWEDYNKFFIEVTPFQVHVKMGHFNAIAWVTDLATGNPVEDAEVTIYRAKAMTLTDSPEILARGTTGTDGTATLEGLENLDPDTKYIYGYDRSNEIFFTKVEKGKEMALLPMDYNFLMNTYNASHYTVYSSSRGKYGYIRAWGTTAQGVYRAGDTIQYKIYVRNQDNERLIAAPDNSYSLKVIDPMDKTVHEIKDITLSEFGAFDGEFTVPETGAVGWYRFELSASYTKTTWEPMMVLVSDFTPSPFKVTTDLNGKLFRPGDMIAITTLAKLHGGGPYTDASARVTITLNKTEFTSSDPLARGFYFDSSAPETPEEITLGQKEGTIDDKGSLLTDIKLPETAIYSGKLTIESAVRDDRGKYISARGNADYASRERFAGLRSNTWILKQNEPSSVELIVVDESGKPVKGVPVTVSVEHRETKASRVKGAGNAYLTQMNTRWVEDEKRVVTSSNKGVEFSFTPGNAGGFRITASVKDSKEREHSTRLEKWVAGRGVVLWEDDNKNGLDIVPEKNEYRVGEKARYMVKNPFPGAKALITIERYGTIKHWVQTLETATPIIEFEIEKDFVPGYYLSVVVVSPRVEMPLGENDVDLGKPAFRMGYVQGNVADPYKQLSVSAAPERDTYKPGDRVKVNLQASYQKHMIDEPVEFAVAVLDEAVLDLLIRGIDYFDPYKGFYELETLDMLNYSLIMQLVGRQKFEKKGADPAGDGGADLGLRNLFKFVSYWNPSIRADNSGKADIEFEVPDNLTGWRVLVMAVTPGERMGLGQGRFNVNRPTEIRPVMPNQVTEGDSFDAGFSIMNRTEKERELDVNITARGAINTSENGRQLRSTLKVKVKPYKRVNVFMPVKSRGEGKIRFIARAGDSIDHDGAIFELDVRKMASLETSATYGTADSETVIESLKFPDNIRTDTGNLFVNLSPTVIGNLEGAFKYLRDYPYSCWEQKITKAVMASHYINLKRYMAPDFEWKEAGEIPDIMLVLAANYQAPSGGMSFYVPQEQFVSPYLSAYTAVAFNWLKERGYRVPESVENRLYEYLETMLRKDVAPDFYSRGMTSTVRAVTLAALAQKGRLSLDDLNRYYPHVKEMDIFGKAHFLIAASLINGAEEMSKDVFNMIISQSDQTGGKFIINEMFDDGFERILTSPLRTNAAVLSAILAYEKGEEGKRLTKDLPFKMVRYITQTRKQGGRWENTQENVFCMNALVEYSMAYEAVNPDINLTASIGDAALGNAVFRDMTDAPVILKRPLGGGDPGKSTQAKITRDGTGRFYYSVGMSYAPMEMRKDNIDAGIDIRREYSVERDGKWVLLQTPMRIKRGELVRVDLYLSIPAARNFLVVDDHVPGGLEPVNRDLATASTVDADKAKNDYAADSWFFHYSDWSYYGMSRWSFYHKELRHDAARFYSEYLSPGNYHLSYTAQAVAPGEFTVMPTHSEEMYDPDVFGKSAPAVLNVEK, encoded by the coding sequence ATGGCGACAAGATTCAGAATTCTTCTACCCCAGTTTTTTTTCTATATGGTTTTTATTCTTCCGGGTCACCCTATCACGGCCCAGCAGGCGAATCCCGGTCAGCCTCTTCAGATTTTAAACATCACCCCAAGCGGTGAGGATGTACCAACTACAAATAAGATAGTGTTCCAGTTTAACAGGGCGGTTGTACCTGTTGGAGCAATGGACAGAAAGGCATCCGAGGTACCAATAACAATAAACCCTGAGATCAAAGGCCGATGGCGCTGGCTCAATACCTCTGCACTGGCTTATATTATCGATGATGATTCCCCTCTTAAACCTGCAACCCGGTACGAGATAGAGGTAAGACCAGGCATAAAGGCAGAGAATGGCGCAACCATGATTGCGGCTGTAAGGCGCACCTTTATTACAGAGCGGCCAAAGGTTGTACACACATGGTTTAAAACATGGAGGTCGCCAACCCATCCGGTTGTAAGGGTGATCTTTAATATGCCTGTTACAAAGGATTCGGTAGAAAAACATCTTTATATGCATCAGGGATGGCTTAAGGAGGGGAGGGTAAAGGTAAAGGCAGAGCCGGATCAGACAGAAAAGGAGCTGCCAGATATCCTGCCCCTTCCCGGTGAAGAGGGCATGGCCCTTGTTATTCCGGAAGGGGCGTCTAAAGAAGAGCCATTAGAAGAGGTATCCCTGTTTGATACTTTATACAATCGTGTCGCTGCATTTTTTACTGCTCTTTTTTCAGATAAATCTCAGCAAGAGAAGGTGGTTAAAACCCAGGAAGAGAGTACTGGGCCAGAGCGTGCATGGGTGATTATGCCTGAAAAAGAGCTGAAGGAGAACACGACTGTATATATCAGGGTGGAGCCGGGGCTTGAACCTGATTCAGGAACAGAGAAAGGTATTGAAGATAGAGAACTGGTTTCATTTAGCACATTCCCTGAGTTCCAATTCAACGGCTTTGAATGCTTTGATATGAATCATAACCGGATATCCATTAATCCTGGTGATGCGCCTAATAAAAGTAGATTATGCAACCCTATGCAGCCTGTCATACTGAAATTTTCCTCGCCGGTCTTAAATTCTGAGATAAAAAAGAATGTAAGGTTCAAACCTCAATTGCATGAACCGGAGTCAGGGGATGATGAGGAGGATGAATACTCCCAATTGAACAGGCCCTACTCCAGGGATCAGCTCTATTATTCATATATGCCAAGTCTCCTTAAGGCAGCCCAGGATTATCAGGTGAGTATCCTCCCCGATTTGCGTGATGAATTCGGACGCACCCTGAAAAAGGAGATCACTATAAATTTTGCCACTGATCACAGGCCACCTGACTACCAGCTTACAAACCAGATCTCCATACTTGAAAAGGATATTGCTACAGAAGTCCCGGTATATGTAACTAATATTGATAAGCTACATCTGTTTTATGACAAAATAACTTCAAAGGGTGCCGACTACGGACTCTCTAAAGAATTGACTTTGCCTGGAATAAAGGACCTGTCAGTCAAGCTCCCGATGAAGGTAAGGGATATGCTTGGAAACGAGTCGGGCGTGGTTGCGGGTTCTGTGGTTACCAGACCATATATCAAAAAGTGGGAGGATTATAATAAATTTTTTATCGAGGTAACCCCATTCCAGGTGCATGTGAAGATGGGTCATTTCAACGCCATTGCGTGGGTAACAGACCTTGCAACAGGTAACCCGGTTGAGGATGCAGAGGTCACAATATACAGGGCAAAGGCCATGACCCTGACAGACTCTCCAGAAATCCTTGCCCGTGGCACAACCGGGACAGATGGTACAGCAACCCTTGAAGGTTTGGAAAATCTGGACCCTGATACAAAATATATATACGGGTATGACCGGTCCAATGAGATCTTCTTTACAAAGGTGGAAAAGGGGAAAGAGATGGCGCTTCTCCCAATGGATTACAACTTCCTCATGAACACATACAACGCATCTCATTACACAGTATACTCCTCATCAAGGGGAAAATACGGGTACATACGTGCATGGGGCACAACGGCCCAGGGTGTGTACAGGGCCGGAGACACTATCCAGTACAAGATATATGTAAGAAATCAGGATAATGAAAGATTAATTGCTGCACCGGACAATTCATATTCCCTCAAGGTAATAGACCCTATGGACAAGACAGTCCATGAAATCAAGGATATTACCCTTTCGGAATTTGGCGCATTTGATGGCGAGTTCACGGTGCCTGAAACAGGTGCGGTCGGCTGGTATCGCTTTGAACTCTCCGCATCATACACAAAGACAACCTGGGAACCCATGATGGTGCTGGTTAGCGATTTTACACCATCGCCATTCAAGGTGACAACTGACCTGAACGGTAAGCTGTTCAGGCCGGGTGACATGATCGCAATTACCACCCTCGCAAAACTCCATGGAGGCGGACCATACACGGACGCATCAGCAAGGGTTACCATAACCCTGAATAAAACTGAGTTCACCTCCAGTGATCCTTTAGCCAGGGGCTTTTATTTTGACAGCTCTGCCCCTGAAACACCTGAGGAGATTACCCTCGGCCAGAAGGAAGGCACCATTGATGACAAAGGTTCTCTTTTAACAGATATCAAGCTCCCTGAAACCGCCATATATTCTGGTAAACTCACCATTGAGAGCGCTGTAAGGGATGACAGGGGGAAATATATCTCAGCAAGGGGCAACGCAGATTATGCATCAAGGGAGAGGTTTGCGGGTCTGAGGTCAAACACCTGGATTTTAAAACAGAATGAGCCCTCCTCTGTAGAATTAATAGTTGTTGATGAATCTGGAAAGCCTGTTAAGGGTGTGCCGGTTACTGTCAGTGTCGAACACAGGGAGACAAAGGCATCAAGGGTAAAGGGTGCAGGAAACGCATACCTCACCCAGATGAACACCAGGTGGGTGGAAGATGAAAAGCGGGTTGTCACATCCAGTAATAAAGGTGTGGAGTTCAGTTTCACACCCGGAAACGCAGGAGGGTTTCGGATAACCGCTTCTGTAAAGGATTCAAAAGAGAGGGAACACAGCACCAGGCTCGAAAAATGGGTAGCAGGCAGGGGTGTGGTCTTGTGGGAGGATGACAACAAAAACGGCCTTGATATAGTCCCTGAAAAGAATGAATACAGGGTGGGTGAAAAGGCCAGGTACATGGTTAAGAACCCCTTCCCCGGGGCAAAGGCACTTATCACCATAGAAAGATATGGAACCATAAAGCACTGGGTGCAGACCCTTGAAACAGCAACGCCCATTATAGAGTTTGAGATCGAAAAAGATTTTGTACCCGGGTATTATCTCTCTGTTGTTGTGGTGTCACCCAGGGTTGAGATGCCCCTTGGTGAAAACGATGTAGATCTTGGAAAGCCTGCATTCAGGATGGGTTATGTACAGGGCAATGTAGCGGATCCCTATAAGCAGCTATCTGTAAGCGCAGCCCCTGAGCGGGATACATATAAACCTGGCGACCGGGTAAAGGTAAACCTACAGGCATCATACCAAAAACATATGATTGATGAGCCGGTGGAGTTTGCAGTGGCTGTGCTGGATGAGGCGGTTCTGGACCTACTCATAAGAGGCATAGACTACTTTGATCCATACAAGGGTTTTTATGAACTGGAAACCCTTGATATGCTTAACTACAGCCTGATCATGCAGCTTGTTGGCCGCCAGAAGTTTGAAAAAAAGGGGGCAGACCCGGCGGGTGACGGCGGGGCTGACCTTGGTTTAAGGAACCTGTTCAAGTTTGTAAGCTACTGGAATCCGTCTATCAGGGCGGATAACAGCGGAAAGGCTGATATAGAATTTGAGGTGCCGGATAACCTTACAGGCTGGCGGGTTCTTGTAATGGCGGTTACACCGGGTGAAAGGATGGGGCTTGGTCAGGGCAGATTCAATGTGAACAGGCCAACAGAGATCAGGCCGGTAATGCCGAATCAGGTTACAGAAGGGGACAGCTTTGATGCAGGCTTCAGCATAATGAACCGGACAGAAAAGGAGCGTGAGCTTGATGTAAACATTACTGCCAGGGGCGCAATTAATACTAGTGAAAATGGGCGACAGTTAAGATCCACCCTAAAGGTAAAGGTGAAGCCATATAAACGTGTAAATGTATTTATGCCAGTAAAGAGCAGGGGTGAGGGTAAAATTAGGTTTATTGCAAGGGCAGGCGATTCAATCGATCATGACGGGGCAATATTTGAACTTGATGTACGCAAAATGGCCAGCCTTGAGACTTCAGCCACATATGGCACTGCTGATTCTGAAACAGTCATTGAGTCATTGAAGTTCCCTGACAATATAAGAACAGATACTGGAAATCTGTTTGTAAACCTCTCGCCCACTGTTATTGGGAACCTTGAGGGGGCATTTAAGTATCTGCGTGATTATCCCTATAGCTGCTGGGAACAGAAGATTACAAAGGCAGTAATGGCTTCCCATTATATCAATCTTAAAAGGTACATGGCCCCTGACTTTGAGTGGAAGGAGGCAGGAGAAATCCCTGATATCATGCTTGTGCTCGCAGCCAATTACCAGGCCCCGTCTGGCGGCATGTCATTTTATGTGCCGCAGGAGCAGTTTGTCTCCCCATACTTAAGCGCATATACAGCAGTTGCATTCAACTGGCTAAAGGAACGGGGATACAGGGTGCCGGAGTCAGTGGAAAACCGGTTATATGAGTACCTTGAAACCATGCTCAGAAAGGATGTTGCCCCTGATTTTTACTCAAGGGGCATGACCTCAACCGTGAGGGCAGTGACCCTTGCAGCACTTGCACAAAAGGGGAGACTATCCCTGGATGACCTGAACCGGTATTATCCCCATGTTAAAGAGATGGATATATTCGGTAAGGCCCACTTTCTTATTGCTGCATCGCTCATAAATGGCGCTGAGGAGATGAGTAAAGATGTTTTTAATATGATCATCTCACAGTCTGATCAGACAGGCGGCAAGTTTATCATTAATGAGATGTTTGATGATGGCTTTGAGAGGATACTTACATCACCCTTAAGAACAAACGCGGCGGTGCTGAGCGCCATTCTTGCCTATGAGAAGGGAGAAGAGGGTAAGCGCCTCACAAAGGATCTCCCGTTTAAGATGGTAAGATACATTACCCAGACCAGAAAACAGGGCGGCAGGTGGGAGAACACACAGGAGAATGTCTTCTGCATGAATGCCCTTGTGGAATACAGCATGGCTTATGAGGCAGTGAACCCGGATATAAACCTTACTGCATCAATAGGGGATGCTGCACTGGGTAACGCAGTTTTCAGGGATATGACAGATGCCCCGGTTATACTGAAAAGGCCCCTGGGAGGGGGAGACCCTGGAAAAAGCACACAGGCAAAAATTACCAGGGATGGCACAGGCAGGTTCTATTACAGTGTGGGGATGTCCTATGCCCCAATGGAGATGAGAAAGGATAATATAGATGCCGGTATTGATATAAGAAGGGAATACAGTGTGGAGCGGGATGGTAAATGGGTTCTTCTTCAAACACCCATGAGGATAAAAAGGGGAGAACTTGTGAGGGTAGACCTTTATCTCTCCATCCCTGCTGCAAGGAACTTTCTTGTGGTGGATGATCATGTACCGGGCGGTCTTGAACCTGTAAACAGGGATCTGGCCACAGCATCAACAGTGGACGCGGACAAGGCAAAAAACGATTATGCGGCTGACTCATGGTTTTTCCATTATAGCGACTGGTCATATTACGGCATGTCAAGATGGAGTTTTTACCATAAGGAGCTGAGGCATGATGCAGCAAGGTTCTATTCTGAGTACCTCTCTCCTGGCAATTACCATTTGTCATACACAGCGCAGGCGGTTGCGCCGGGTGAATTTACTGTCATGCCGACCCATTCAGAGGAGATGTATGACCCGGATGTGTTCGGTAAGAGTGCGCCTGCTGTTTTGAATGTGGAGAAGTAA
- a CDS encoding efflux RND transporter permease subunit: protein MFSAHFIERPRLAMVVSVIILIAGIIALINLPILQYPDVVPPTVSISAAYPGASAQVVSDAVAAPIEEVVNGVEGMIYMSSSSGDGSYSLSVTFEVGVDIDIAMVKVQNLLQRAYNKLPAEVRQQSVRVFSRSGDVLGFYTFYSPKGTHSQLTIGTYLDDKVKDAIARVEGVSEVGIMGPSKYSMRIWIDPAKLAAYGISADTVSAAIASQNIQAAAGAIGTEPAYSSQQLQYSIRATGRMERVEEFENIILRTNKDGGRLTLKDVARIELGAESYAAGATYNGHPAIAMRLNQLPDANALDTIDRVNAELTRLSRYFPEDLEFSIANDPTTFIRTALSEIVMTLLMTFMLVVLVVFIFLQDWRATLIPACTIPVSLIGTFSVLLTLGYSINTLTLFALVLAIGIVVDDAIVVVENVQRLIETEHLAPREATFKAMKQVSSAVIATTLVLLAIFIPIGFISGITGRIYQQFAVTISTAVSISTISALTLSPALCSILLKPHKKKTFVFFKWFNLWLDRVRNIYVHCAMWLVRRKMVSFGILLVVTLVAGYLFSIHPTSFLPTEDQGAVMVDVQLPENATQPRTVEVMREFYEKARTIPGVKDIMTIAGFGQMGGGGGNSGMAFLLFDHWDQRKTPELQVDAILAHISRIAATIPGAQIRAFNQPPIRGLGSSSGMDFILQAAMGQSPDELANALTLLVDAANKDPRISRAFSTYRPSTPQLYLNVDREKAEMVDVPIGRVFSTLQAILGSSYINDFNLFSKIYQVKLQADYPYRSKLEDILNVYVQNRKGEMVPLTTLVDITTILSPQSISRYNMYPSVQVNADVAPGFSSTEGMDAMGEVMERAAPAGFQYEWTGMSYQERENEGQVIILVIMALIFGFLFLVGQYESWTIPIPVMLSIAVAALGAMIALIITDISLSIYAQLGLILLVGLASKNAILIVEFAKTEREFGHSIEESAGVASRIRYRAVLMTALSFILGVLPMVLATGAGAVGRRHIGTTVFGGMVAAAIFGVVLTPSLWAVFQTARERIKKFMHIQTKTENKKEGSVLPEDNEQ from the coding sequence ATGTTTTCTGCTCATTTTATAGAACGCCCACGTCTGGCAATGGTTGTTTCGGTTATAATACTGATCGCAGGGATCATTGCATTGATCAATCTCCCCATACTTCAGTACCCTGATGTAGTGCCTCCCACCGTGAGTATCAGCGCCGCATATCCTGGTGCAAGCGCACAGGTGGTCTCCGATGCAGTGGCCGCCCCCATAGAAGAGGTGGTCAACGGTGTAGAAGGCATGATCTACATGTCATCCTCTTCCGGCGACGGGTCTTACAGCCTCTCTGTCACCTTTGAGGTAGGGGTTGATATTGATATTGCCATGGTCAAGGTACAGAACCTTCTACAGAGGGCTTACAATAAACTGCCTGCCGAGGTGAGGCAGCAGTCTGTACGTGTTTTCTCAAGGTCGGGTGATGTGCTTGGATTTTACACTTTTTATTCTCCAAAAGGCACCCACAGCCAGCTTACCATAGGCACATACCTTGATGACAAGGTAAAGGATGCTATTGCCCGTGTTGAGGGTGTGAGCGAGGTCGGGATCATGGGCCCGAGTAAATACAGCATGAGGATCTGGATTGATCCTGCAAAGCTGGCAGCTTACGGGATTAGCGCGGATACAGTTTCTGCGGCAATCGCCAGCCAGAATATCCAGGCCGCTGCCGGGGCAATCGGGACCGAACCCGCCTACAGTTCTCAGCAGCTTCAGTATAGCATCAGGGCAACAGGACGAATGGAGAGGGTTGAGGAGTTTGAAAATATTATCCTCCGCACCAATAAGGATGGAGGCAGACTTACCCTGAAGGATGTCGCCAGAATTGAGCTGGGGGCAGAGAGTTATGCCGCCGGCGCCACCTACAATGGACATCCAGCTATTGCAATGCGGTTGAACCAGCTTCCTGATGCAAATGCCCTTGATACCATAGACAGGGTGAACGCAGAACTAACAAGGCTTTCACGTTATTTCCCTGAAGACCTGGAATTTTCAATCGCCAATGACCCGACCACCTTTATCCGCACAGCTCTATCCGAGATCGTCATGACGCTGCTTATGACCTTTATGCTGGTTGTGCTGGTTGTCTTTATCTTTTTACAGGACTGGAGGGCAACCCTTATACCTGCCTGTACGATACCCGTTTCGCTTATAGGGACATTTTCAGTGCTTCTGACCCTTGGGTACAGCATCAATACGCTGACACTTTTCGCCCTTGTTCTTGCAATAGGTATTGTAGTGGATGATGCCATTGTGGTGGTAGAAAATGTTCAGAGGCTCATAGAGACAGAGCATCTTGCTCCCAGAGAGGCCACATTCAAGGCAATGAAGCAGGTTTCCAGTGCAGTTATTGCAACAACACTGGTGCTGCTTGCAATCTTTATACCAATAGGTTTTATATCCGGTATTACCGGCAGGATATATCAGCAGTTTGCAGTGACCATATCAACAGCAGTATCTATATCTACTATCAGCGCCCTTACACTAAGCCCGGCCCTCTGTTCCATACTTCTTAAACCGCATAAAAAAAAGACATTTGTTTTTTTTAAATGGTTTAACCTATGGCTGGACAGGGTCAGAAACATTTATGTCCACTGCGCCATGTGGCTTGTCCGTCGTAAAATGGTCTCCTTCGGGATACTTCTAGTTGTTACCCTGGTTGCCGGGTACCTGTTTTCAATACATCCCACAAGTTTTCTGCCTACAGAAGACCAGGGTGCAGTCATGGTTGATGTGCAGCTCCCTGAAAATGCAACACAGCCGCGAACCGTTGAGGTAATGCGGGAATTCTATGAAAAGGCCCGTACCATACCGGGGGTTAAGGATATAATGACTATTGCGGGTTTCGGCCAGATGGGAGGCGGCGGGGGTAACAGCGGGATGGCCTTTTTACTGTTTGACCACTGGGATCAGCGCAAGACCCCTGAACTCCAGGTTGATGCCATTTTGGCACACATCAGCAGGATTGCAGCAACTATCCCGGGGGCGCAGATAAGGGCTTTTAATCAGCCACCAATAAGGGGGCTCGGTTCCTCAAGCGGGATGGACTTCATCCTGCAGGCGGCAATGGGACAATCCCCGGATGAACTCGCAAATGCCCTGACACTCCTGGTTGATGCTGCAAACAAGGACCCCCGCATCAGCAGGGCCTTCAGTACCTATCGCCCCAGTACTCCCCAGCTCTATCTCAATGTTGATCGTGAAAAGGCAGAAATGGTGGATGTACCCATCGGGAGGGTTTTTTCCACGCTCCAGGCAATCCTGGGTTCAAGCTATATTAATGATTTTAACCTCTTCAGCAAGATTTATCAGGTGAAGCTCCAGGCGGATTACCCTTATCGAAGCAAGCTGGAAGATATATTGAATGTATATGTCCAGAATAGAAAAGGGGAGATGGTGCCGTTAACCACCCTTGTAGACATAACTACCATTCTCTCGCCTCAATCTATATCACGCTACAATATGTATCCATCTGTCCAGGTTAATGCCGATGTTGCACCCGGGTTCAGCTCTACTGAAGGGATGGATGCCATGGGCGAGGTCATGGAAAGGGCAGCGCCTGCCGGTTTCCAGTACGAATGGACCGGGATGAGTTACCAGGAAAGGGAAAACGAGGGGCAGGTGATTATCCTCGTAATTATGGCCCTGATCTTCGGCTTCCTCTTTCTGGTCGGTCAGTATGAAAGCTGGACTATCCCCATTCCTGTTATGCTTTCCATAGCAGTAGCGGCCCTGGGCGCAATGATTGCACTCATTATCACTGATATATCACTAAGCATATATGCACAGCTTGGGCTGATCCTTCTGGTTGGCCTGGCAAGCAAGAATGCCATCCTGATTGTGGAGTTTGCCAAGACAGAGAGAGAGTTCGGACACTCAATTGAAGAGTCCGCCGGTGTGGCCTCAAGGATAAGGTACAGGGCGGTTCTGATGACAGCCCTCTCATTTATCCTGGGAGTACTGCCAATGGTCCTTGCCACAGGTGCTGGCGCTGTGGGGAGACGCCACATAGGGACAACGGTATTTGGCGGCATGGTTGCTGCCGCTATCTTCGGGGTGGTGCTTACCCCTTCATTATGGGCCGTTTTCCAGACTGCCCGTGAGAGAATAAAGAAATTTATGCACATACAGACAAAAACAGAAAATAAAAAGGAAGGTTCAGTTTTACCGGAAGATAATGAACAGTAA